The following are from one region of the Treponema denticola genome:
- a CDS encoding sigma 54-interacting transcriptional regulator translates to MKDCVYSAYSKEDAKHFIKEVGSLWNVSLTFDSSRIVDILKEKHFDFVIIDTESGGLFLPDILELIKNEFPHIHIFIIIHCKQNDLQYNLLNSHVSEIFEIPKDFKGIYDKIENFFLEELCKEKIPVYTKEDENIQIIKKEIIGISKEICELREFIYRAANSNLPVLLLGETGVGKGLTANLIHRLSHVKNRKFLPINVSCIPESLAESFLFGTEEGSFTGAVKKEGAFFEASGGTIFLDEMETLSPDIQAKLLHVLESGLIRPVGSTKSKRVEFRLIAAANEDLQKMIKEKKFRQDLYYRLHVLHHEIPPLRNRKEDIKYIAQAYLAKAEKNISDEAQAKLNFHNWPGNIRELYNCLDRACNLAGGEEKIENRHIKF, encoded by the coding sequence ATGAAAGATTGTGTTTACTCGGCATATTCAAAAGAAGATGCTAAGCATTTTATTAAAGAAGTCGGGAGTTTGTGGAATGTATCTTTAACCTTTGACAGCAGCAGAATAGTAGATATTTTAAAAGAAAAACATTTTGATTTTGTAATTATCGATACAGAATCAGGCGGTCTTTTTCTACCCGATATCCTTGAATTAATCAAAAACGAATTTCCCCATATTCATATATTTATTATAATACATTGTAAACAAAATGATTTACAATACAATCTATTAAATTCACATGTATCGGAAATTTTTGAAATTCCAAAAGATTTTAAAGGGATATACGATAAAATAGAGAATTTTTTTCTGGAAGAATTGTGCAAAGAAAAAATACCGGTCTACACAAAAGAAGACGAAAATATACAAATAATAAAAAAAGAAATAATCGGCATCAGTAAGGAAATCTGCGAGCTTAGAGAATTTATCTACAGGGCAGCCAACTCAAACCTGCCGGTGCTCCTATTAGGAGAAACCGGAGTAGGAAAGGGATTGACGGCAAATTTAATACATAGGCTATCTCATGTAAAAAACAGAAAATTCCTGCCGATAAATGTCAGCTGCATACCGGAATCACTGGCAGAATCTTTTTTGTTCGGCACTGAAGAAGGAAGCTTTACCGGCGCAGTAAAAAAAGAAGGAGCCTTTTTTGAAGCCTCCGGAGGCACAATCTTTTTGGACGAAATGGAAACCCTTTCACCGGATATCCAGGCAAAACTTCTGCATGTCTTGGAATCAGGTCTTATAAGACCCGTCGGCTCGACAAAATCAAAGCGGGTTGAATTCCGTTTAATAGCAGCGGCAAACGAAGATTTACAAAAAATGATTAAAGAAAAAAAATTCCGCCAAGACCTCTACTATAGACTTCATGTTCTGCACCATGAAATACCGCCTCTGCGGAACAGAAAAGAAGACATAAAATACATAGCTCAAGCCTATCTTGCCAAGGCAGAAAAAAACATAAGTGATGAGGCTCAAGCAAAACTTAATTTTCACAATTGGCCCGGAAACATAAGAGAATTATACAACTGTCTGGACAGGGCCTGCAATCTTGCCGGAGGTGAAGAAAAAATAGAAAACCGTCATATAAAATTCTAG
- the rpe gene encoding ribulose-phosphate 3-epimerase, whose protein sequence is MDRCFKLSPSLLSADFSKLGEELAFIEKHGGDWVHIDVMDGQFVPNLTFGAPVVKSIRPCSKLVFDVHLMVNNPENLVSAFADAGADYFTFHAEASIHADRLIADIRSHGMKAGVSIVPSTPVGILEEIAPLADLILVMSVNPGFGGQKLIPYCLEKVKRLRSLREEKTYNYLISVDGGIDSKNVGSVIDAGADVIVSGSAFFSGDLRI, encoded by the coding sequence ATGGATAGGTGTTTTAAATTAAGTCCTTCGCTTTTAAGTGCGGATTTTTCAAAATTAGGTGAAGAATTGGCCTTTATAGAGAAGCACGGCGGCGATTGGGTTCACATAGATGTTATGGACGGGCAGTTTGTGCCTAATTTAACCTTTGGAGCTCCGGTGGTAAAATCTATACGCCCTTGTTCCAAGCTGGTTTTTGATGTGCATCTAATGGTCAATAATCCCGAAAATTTAGTCTCGGCCTTTGCGGATGCAGGTGCGGATTATTTTACCTTTCATGCTGAAGCATCTATTCATGCAGACAGACTTATTGCCGATATCCGTTCTCACGGGATGAAGGCCGGAGTAAGCATCGTACCGAGCACTCCTGTAGGAATACTTGAAGAAATAGCTCCCCTGGCCGATCTTATCTTGGTTATGAGTGTTAATCCCGGATTCGGAGGACAAAAGCTTATACCTTATTGTTTAGAAAAAGTTAAGCGGCTAAGGTCATTGCGCGAAGAAAAAACCTATAATTATTTAATTTCTGTCGATGGCGGGATCGATTCAAAAAATGTGGGGTCGGTTATTGATGCCGGTGCCGACGTAATTGTGTCCGGTTCAGCTTTCTTTTCGGGAGATTTAAGAATATGA
- a CDS encoding endonuclease/exonuclease/phosphatase family protein, with the protein MKKLRKILTLSIFICFCFILCACTGCTNVFRLQNIGKDEISIVSYNAQTFFDAVEDGREFKEFKGSKTKWSKEKYAERLFRLKEAVNLSCLALGLGEKAIPDILVLQEIESRAVIDDFCKILPMNNSYKYAVFIPPQSGGAFSTALLSKFPITETKVFNIYSGKRSLRPLIETRIRIGNSTGDNELVLLNVHWKSKVGDSDTDSIRRQQEEQAYKRLKELKASEPQTPFIICGDFNQTLEEFSLLSEFDNCWNIEAYQAAAQEGSQPAGSYFYKESWEGIDHFFYSDNLSDGKNFDLSFFCVINLKPLTDTSGKPDKYSVYSGNGYSDHLPIGILLKRQ; encoded by the coding sequence ATGAAAAAATTAAGGAAAATTTTGACTTTATCTATTTTTATATGTTTTTGTTTCATTTTGTGCGCCTGCACGGGATGTACAAATGTATTCCGCTTACAAAACATCGGAAAAGATGAGATTTCGATTGTAAGCTATAATGCACAGACCTTTTTTGATGCCGTAGAGGACGGCCGGGAATTCAAAGAATTCAAGGGTTCAAAGACAAAATGGTCTAAGGAAAAGTATGCCGAAAGGCTTTTCAGGCTAAAAGAGGCTGTTAATCTTTCATGTCTTGCCCTTGGTTTAGGGGAAAAGGCCATACCGGATATCCTTGTTTTACAGGAAATAGAAAGCCGTGCCGTTATAGATGATTTTTGTAAAATTCTCCCGATGAATAACTCATACAAATACGCAGTCTTTATTCCTCCCCAAAGCGGCGGAGCCTTCAGCACTGCCCTGCTTTCAAAATTTCCTATAACCGAAACAAAGGTTTTTAATATATATTCAGGCAAAAGGTCATTGCGGCCCCTGATTGAAACCAGAATTCGGATAGGCAATTCTACGGGGGATAACGAATTGGTGCTGTTAAATGTACATTGGAAGTCCAAGGTGGGAGACTCCGATACAGACTCCATTCGGAGGCAGCAGGAAGAACAGGCCTATAAAAGGCTAAAAGAATTAAAAGCATCAGAGCCTCAAACGCCCTTTATCATATGCGGCGACTTTAATCAGACTCTGGAGGAATTTTCTCTTTTGTCCGAATTTGACAACTGCTGGAATATTGAAGCCTATCAGGCCGCAGCTCAAGAAGGGAGTCAACCCGCAGGAAGCTATTTTTACAAGGAAAGCTGGGAAGGAATCGATCATTTTTTCTATTCGGATAATTTAAGCGATGGAAAAAATTTCGATCTAAGCTTCTTTTGCGTAATTAATTTAAAACCGCTGACCGATACTTCCGGAAAACCCGATAAGTACTCCGTTTATTCAGGAAATGGTTACTCGGATCATTTACCGATAGGCATACTTTTAAAAAGGCAATAA
- a CDS encoding aminopeptidase produces MDLSYKQKSAWENLTKAELSELGKLSDSYLDFLDNGKTERECTVEIIKQAKKHGFKSLEEVVKSGSAKKGTKVYLNNKEKSVVLMVLGDDITQGMNIIGAHIDSPRLDLKQMPLFEESNMAFLKTHYYGGVKKYQWTTIPLAIHGVIFTKEGKKVDICIGEDEKDPVLFINDLLIHLSKKQLQETMSEGITGEQLNILVGNQKPSSKEKKDDKKEESKNPVKDNILKILNEKYGIIEEDFRVAELEVVPAGKARNVGFDSSLIAGHGHDDRVCAYTSLKAILEVEAPKMTAVALFADKEEIGSVGNTGMQALYFENMVAEIAALNKNYRDIDVRRAFANSYMLSADVSAGFDPAFPSVFEKMNSAYVGNGICINKYTGSGGKGGSNDANAEFLQRVRKIFDDNKVVWQTAELGKIDAGGGGTIAYIIAKYGAEVVDCGVPVLSMHAPFEILSKADLYMAYKAYRAFYK; encoded by the coding sequence ATGGATTTATCTTATAAGCAGAAATCTGCGTGGGAAAATTTGACTAAGGCTGAACTTTCCGAATTAGGAAAACTTTCAGATAGTTATTTGGATTTTTTAGACAATGGAAAAACCGAAAGAGAATGTACTGTAGAGATTATAAAGCAGGCTAAAAAGCATGGATTTAAGTCTCTTGAAGAAGTCGTAAAAAGCGGTTCGGCAAAAAAAGGAACAAAGGTTTATCTAAACAATAAGGAAAAATCCGTTGTTTTGATGGTTTTGGGTGATGATATTACTCAGGGTATGAATATTATCGGAGCTCATATAGACAGCCCCCGCCTCGACTTAAAGCAAATGCCTCTTTTTGAAGAGTCAAATATGGCTTTTTTAAAGACTCACTATTACGGCGGTGTAAAAAAGTATCAGTGGACTACAATTCCTCTGGCTATTCACGGGGTTATCTTTACAAAAGAAGGAAAAAAAGTTGATATTTGCATAGGCGAAGACGAAAAAGACCCTGTTCTTTTTATAAATGACCTTTTGATACACCTTTCAAAAAAGCAGCTTCAGGAAACAATGTCTGAGGGTATAACCGGCGAGCAGCTTAATATTCTTGTAGGAAATCAAAAACCTTCTTCGAAAGAAAAAAAAGACGATAAAAAAGAAGAGTCAAAAAATCCGGTAAAGGACAATATCTTAAAAATCCTTAACGAAAAATACGGTATTATTGAGGAAGATTTTAGGGTTGCTGAGCTGGAAGTTGTTCCGGCAGGAAAGGCCCGAAATGTAGGTTTTGACAGCTCCCTCATTGCCGGACACGGCCACGATGACAGGGTTTGTGCTTATACAAGCTTAAAAGCTATTTTGGAAGTAGAAGCTCCAAAAATGACTGCTGTTGCTCTCTTTGCCGATAAGGAAGAAATCGGTTCCGTAGGAAATACCGGTATGCAGGCTCTCTATTTTGAAAATATGGTTGCAGAGATAGCTGCCTTAAACAAAAACTATAGGGATATTGATGTTAGAAGGGCCTTTGCCAACTCATATATGCTTTCGGCCGATGTTTCTGCAGGTTTCGACCCTGCCTTCCCATCCGTTTTTGAAAAGATGAATTCTGCCTATGTAGGCAACGGTATCTGCATCAATAAGTATACGGGTTCGGGCGGCAAGGGCGGTTCAAACGATGCCAATGCAGAATTCTTACAAAGAGTAAGAAAAATCTTTGATGATAACAAGGTTGTCTGGCAGACGGCTGAGCTCGGAAAAATAGATGCCGGCGGAGGCGGAACAATTGCCTATATTATCGCAAAATACGGTGCCGAAGTTGTAGACTGCGGTGTTCCCGTTCTTTCGATGCATGCTCCATTTGAAATTTTGAGTAAGGCCGACCTTTATATGGCCTATAAAGCTTATAGAGCTTTTTATAAATAA
- a CDS encoding rhodanese-like domain-containing protein produces the protein MKKTCIFLSFLLMVIFSVSCTAKSPENIIRMDGSRLEAILNDETERGKYLVIDVREDYEYKAGHVPYSINISVQEIESRISEISDWKEKNVIVICRSGRRSRTAAEILVKHGFKKIFDADGVSKYNYKLEK, from the coding sequence ATGAAAAAAACATGTATATTTTTAAGCTTTTTACTTATGGTGATTTTTTCGGTTTCATGTACCGCAAAATCTCCGGAAAATATTATCAGAATGGACGGTTCCCGGCTGGAAGCAATTTTGAACGATGAAACGGAACGGGGAAAGTATCTTGTAATCGATGTCCGTGAAGACTATGAATATAAGGCCGGCCATGTGCCTTACTCAATAAATATAAGCGTACAAGAAATAGAAAGCCGAATTTCGGAAATTTCCGATTGGAAAGAAAAGAATGTAATTGTTATATGCCGCAGCGGCAGAAGAAGCAGAACCGCAGCCGAAATTTTAGTAAAGCACGGATTTAAAAAAATATTTGATGCCGACGGCGTAAGCAAATACAACTATAAATTGGAAAAATAA
- a CDS encoding tetratricopeptide repeat protein, producing MKKILILFFLLFTVNAFTQNYADYMSSGLDAYARSDWSSALFSFQKAMEVSRNSLDEPLYWLIMANASARNYPVALNDIENFLKRFPNSSKAAEVIYQQGRICCLSAKHDQSINILYGFLRKYPNHRQTASAYYWIGENLYMVGRLKDARTIFSRVIIDYPSSAKVEPSRYKIALIDQASTQDELLKLLKISHEELLKLSEESEKNKKIYEQTIAAYQRQSSDAGGDMRIADLSEQLKMERKRNEELHDQLVMLELKNQELLATLAKMDAKYTSEMAAGGETPAADYSDPKAKRAAIEALIKKAKILQSMYNQLLEGNGQ from the coding sequence ATGAAAAAAATTTTAATTTTATTTTTTTTACTTTTTACTGTAAATGCCTTTACACAAAATTACGCCGATTATATGTCATCCGGTTTAGATGCCTATGCCCGGTCTGACTGGTCGTCTGCACTCTTTTCTTTTCAAAAGGCAATGGAAGTTTCAAGAAATTCTTTGGATGAGCCTCTATATTGGCTTATAATGGCAAATGCCTCAGCCCGTAATTACCCGGTTGCCCTGAACGATATTGAGAATTTTTTAAAAAGATTTCCAAACAGTTCTAAAGCCGCAGAGGTGATTTATCAACAGGGAAGAATATGCTGCCTGTCTGCAAAGCATGATCAGTCCATAAATATTTTATACGGCTTTTTAAGAAAATATCCGAACCACAGACAAACCGCCTCGGCTTATTACTGGATAGGAGAAAATCTCTACATGGTAGGACGCCTAAAAGATGCAAGAACTATTTTTTCGCGGGTTATAATAGATTATCCATCTTCAGCCAAGGTTGAACCTTCCCGATATAAGATAGCCCTTATAGATCAAGCTTCTACACAGGATGAGCTTTTAAAACTTTTAAAAATAAGCCATGAGGAACTTTTAAAGCTTTCCGAAGAATCGGAAAAAAACAAAAAAATTTATGAGCAAACAATTGCTGCATATCAGAGGCAGTCTTCCGATGCCGGCGGAGATATGAGAATTGCCGATCTTTCAGAGCAGCTTAAAATGGAAAGAAAGCGTAATGAAGAACTGCATGACCAACTTGTAATGCTTGAGTTAAAAAATCAAGAGCTTTTGGCAACCTTAGCAAAAATGGATGCTAAATACACTTCAGAGATGGCTGCTGGTGGGGAAACTCCTGCTGCAGATTACTCCGATCCAAAAGCCAAACGAGCTGCGATTGAGGCTTTAATAAAAAAAGCTAAAATTTTGCAGAGTATGTATAACCAACTTCTGGAGGGAAACGGTCAATGA
- a CDS encoding tetratricopeptide repeat protein: MAISVVEQGKKLLSKKKYNDVISSLEPHVVEYRDSFAFHFYLGLASFHVGDIHGAMDYFLRARQIKPTDSDLLSTYAAMALRRSLTTEAVEYYLQALEHNPNCKLAKKGLDIIRKNNSPEKLGNFVQSGKIKTLFPRPGHEEKKGRCIAIALVLGISIISFVFIVPYITKTRQFSGNERANLEEFKLDSNERKYAVDMEGSYIYVLTQSQILKAYSDAQTYFNAHRDNAAQVEINRLLSSNASFSIKQKSRLLMDYFEEPGFDNIQDIYSYAQVKQEPLLYLDCWVVWKGMPANIQTGTYSTAFNLLVGYDTKQILEGVVPVFCDFVSKIDPDRPVNVLGQIIIKDGTVCLKGKGIHQTQKPAEND; the protein is encoded by the coding sequence ATGGCTATTTCCGTTGTAGAGCAAGGTAAAAAATTATTATCTAAAAAGAAATACAATGATGTTATCTCTTCATTGGAGCCTCATGTTGTTGAATACAGGGACTCTTTTGCCTTTCATTTTTATTTAGGTTTGGCGTCTTTCCATGTGGGTGATATCCATGGTGCTATGGATTATTTTTTAAGAGCCAGACAAATAAAGCCGACGGATTCCGACTTGCTGTCAACCTATGCTGCTATGGCCTTGAGACGCTCTCTTACAACAGAGGCCGTAGAATACTATTTACAAGCTCTTGAACACAACCCTAATTGTAAACTTGCAAAAAAAGGTTTGGACATTATTCGCAAAAATAATTCGCCCGAAAAATTAGGCAATTTTGTTCAGTCAGGTAAAATAAAGACTCTTTTCCCCAGACCGGGGCATGAAGAAAAAAAAGGAAGATGTATTGCTATAGCTCTTGTTTTAGGTATTTCGATTATTTCTTTTGTTTTTATTGTGCCGTACATAACTAAGACAAGGCAGTTTTCAGGCAACGAAAGAGCCAATTTAGAAGAATTTAAATTGGACAGTAATGAAAGAAAGTATGCTGTAGACATGGAAGGCTCATATATTTATGTATTGACTCAAAGCCAAATATTAAAAGCGTATTCGGATGCTCAAACCTATTTTAATGCTCATAGGGATAATGCCGCCCAAGTTGAGATAAACAGGCTTCTTTCATCAAATGCTTCTTTTTCGATAAAACAAAAATCCAGGCTTTTGATGGACTATTTTGAAGAGCCCGGCTTTGATAATATACAGGATATTTATTCTTATGCTCAGGTAAAACAGGAACCCCTGCTTTATCTTGATTGCTGGGTAGTATGGAAGGGAATGCCTGCCAATATACAGACCGGCACATATAGTACAGCCTTTAACCTTTTGGTAGGTTACGATACAAAACAAATCCTTGAGGGCGTTGTTCCGGTTTTTTGTGATTTTGTGTCAAAAATCGATCCGGATAGGCCTGTAAATGTATTGGGCCAAATAATTATAAAAGACGGAACCGTTTGTTTAAAAGGAAAAGGCATTCATCAAACACAAAAACCTGCTGAAAACGACTAG
- the tmk gene encoding dTMP kinase: MIGLMILPNFVVFEGIDGSGTTSQIRLLKERFESEDKSSLVSFTQEPTSGPIGTLIRSALQGSFKLAPETMTRLFAADRCEHIYGLQGIINQLNEGRAVFSDRYLFSSLAYQTAAGAADLAKLQNDGFPLPEFLFFFDLPVDISMNRVMGRSNVLEIYEEKTFQYKVQDEYKKIIDEYRLKEPKMNIVIINAVEQIEEIHEKLWSILKDLPKI, encoded by the coding sequence ATGATAGGCCTCATGATATTACCCAACTTTGTTGTATTTGAAGGTATAGACGGCTCGGGTACTACGAGTCAGATAAGGCTTTTAAAGGAAAGGTTTGAGTCTGAAGATAAGAGTTCCCTTGTTTCGTTTACACAAGAGCCCACATCGGGCCCCATAGGGACTTTAATCCGTTCGGCTCTTCAGGGTTCGTTTAAGCTTGCCCCTGAAACGATGACCCGTTTATTTGCAGCTGACCGCTGCGAGCATATTTACGGCTTGCAAGGTATTATTAACCAGCTTAATGAGGGAAGGGCTGTTTTTTCGGATAGATACCTTTTTTCCAGCCTTGCCTATCAAACTGCTGCAGGAGCTGCCGATCTTGCAAAACTTCAAAACGATGGTTTTCCCCTGCCTGAATTTCTATTCTTTTTTGATCTGCCTGTAGATATTTCCATGAATCGGGTAATGGGGCGCAGTAATGTTCTCGAAATATACGAAGAAAAAACTTTTCAATACAAGGTTCAAGACGAGTATAAGAAAATTATAGATGAGTACAGACTAAAAGAGCCTAAAATGAACATAGTCATAATTAACGCTGTTGAACAAATTGAAGAAATTCACGAGAAATTATGGAGTATCCTAAAAGATTTGCCGAAAATATAA
- a CDS encoding DbpA RNA binding domain-containing protein codes for MSNKIKIEDEEQLISSLKDLIEAIKTQENPEELNLYRRIFKKAVPLTMRSYVAAYLIKQAGIGGSRIYKKDNRNGLGKGTFKQNSARPSRPKVILAEEESTSLFIGVGRKRGIFPKDIITLLIQGAGISREHIGDIRILDNYCFVQVMQDEAETIIEKLNNSYYRGRNLTVSHSRRPEDENFEDSETFENIENYAEEENNHSPTESEV; via the coding sequence GTGTCAAACAAAATTAAAATTGAAGATGAAGAACAATTAATTTCTTCCTTAAAAGATCTTATCGAGGCGATCAAAACACAGGAAAATCCTGAAGAATTAAACTTATATCGCCGAATCTTTAAAAAAGCAGTCCCGCTCACGATGCGGTCTTATGTTGCCGCCTACCTTATTAAACAAGCGGGAATCGGTGGCAGCCGCATTTATAAAAAAGACAACCGAAACGGTTTAGGAAAAGGCACTTTTAAACAAAACTCTGCAAGACCGTCAAGGCCTAAAGTCATATTGGCAGAAGAAGAATCTACAAGTCTTTTTATCGGTGTAGGCCGAAAAAGAGGAATTTTCCCAAAAGATATTATAACATTGTTGATTCAGGGAGCCGGTATTTCACGTGAACACATCGGCGACATAAGAATTTTGGATAATTACTGCTTTGTACAAGTTATGCAGGATGAAGCCGAAACTATTATCGAAAAACTCAACAACAGCTATTACCGAGGAAGGAATTTAACGGTCAGCCATTCAAGGAGACCGGAGGATGAAAATTTTGAAGATTCCGAAACCTTTGAAAATATAGAAAATTACGCAGAAGAAGAAAATAACCATAGTCCAACTGAAAGCGAAGTATAG